A single genomic interval of Stieleria maiorica harbors:
- a CDS encoding prolyl oligopeptidase family serine peptidase: MHDQHLKSLICGALFVLSQNFAPAQPPKTRTSPTTDTYHGVDVVDNYRWLEDWNDAEVKRWSEAQNAYARDYLDALPDVDAIRKRVTEVMSAEQVSYSSVRHAAGQFFAMKRQPPKEQPFLVTFESLDHPDRARVLFDPNTVDAEGTTSVDWFEPSPDGSLVAISLSSGGSEIGDVTVIDTTDGRQVFEVVPRVNSGTAGGDLAWAPDGEGFYYTRHPRPGERDEVDLNFYQQLYFHRLGTDSTEDRFELGKGFPRIAEIEVEVHQQSGNVLCNVQNGDGGEFAHYVRRADGQWTQISRFGDKLVQATFEPSGAILAITRQGAPRGKIVRLPTITSKGALIDPLIPEGEDTVVTSFYRAPPSLVATENRIYVTYQLGGPSEVRVFDRDGNALPKPRQLPISSVDGIEPLGGDDILFYNSSYVDPTQWMHHDASNQMTRKTRLSSESPVDMSDVHVTREFAISKDGTKVPVNIMRPASVNGPGPLVLYGYGGYGINLTPRFNASNKVLFEQGVTYVVANLRGGGEYGEAWHLDGNLTKKQNVFDDFAAAARYLIDNNYTTSDQLAIMGGSNGGLLMGATLTQHPDLARCVLSSVGIYDMLRVELSPNGSFNIPEFGTVKNPEHFKAMRAYSPLHNVIDQTEYPAVIFFTGANDPRVDPMQSRKMTARLQAASVSGLPVLLRTSANAGHGGDSGLSQKIEQMVDTCAFLFHHLGVTVRPIPPSSGSADRS; encoded by the coding sequence ATGCACGACCAGCACTTGAAGTCTTTGATCTGTGGGGCACTGTTCGTTTTGTCGCAAAACTTCGCCCCGGCCCAGCCCCCGAAAACGCGCACCTCCCCGACCACGGACACCTACCACGGAGTCGACGTCGTTGACAACTATCGTTGGCTGGAGGACTGGAACGACGCGGAAGTGAAGCGTTGGAGCGAAGCCCAAAATGCGTATGCGCGAGATTATTTGGACGCTCTTCCCGATGTCGACGCGATTCGCAAACGTGTGACCGAGGTGATGTCGGCCGAACAGGTGTCATACAGCAGCGTTCGTCATGCCGCAGGGCAGTTCTTTGCGATGAAGCGTCAACCGCCCAAGGAACAACCTTTTCTGGTCACGTTTGAATCACTCGACCATCCCGATCGTGCCCGCGTGTTGTTTGACCCCAACACGGTCGACGCCGAAGGCACCACGTCGGTCGACTGGTTCGAACCATCGCCCGACGGATCGCTGGTCGCCATCTCACTTTCCAGCGGCGGCAGTGAGATCGGGGACGTGACGGTCATCGACACCACCGATGGTCGCCAAGTTTTCGAAGTCGTTCCGCGAGTGAATTCGGGAACGGCCGGCGGCGATTTAGCATGGGCTCCTGACGGCGAGGGGTTTTATTACACGCGGCACCCACGTCCAGGGGAACGGGACGAGGTCGATCTGAATTTCTACCAGCAACTCTACTTCCATCGTCTCGGAACCGACAGCACCGAAGATCGGTTCGAATTGGGCAAAGGATTCCCGCGGATTGCCGAGATCGAAGTCGAAGTGCACCAGCAGTCCGGCAACGTGTTATGCAACGTCCAAAACGGCGACGGCGGCGAGTTCGCGCATTACGTGCGTCGGGCCGACGGGCAATGGACCCAGATCAGCCGTTTTGGAGACAAACTGGTTCAAGCGACCTTCGAACCCAGCGGCGCTATCCTCGCGATCACGCGTCAGGGGGCCCCTCGCGGTAAAATCGTTCGCCTTCCAACGATCACGTCCAAAGGTGCGTTGATCGATCCGTTGATTCCCGAGGGAGAGGACACGGTCGTGACCAGTTTCTATCGCGCACCGCCCAGCCTGGTCGCGACCGAAAACCGAATTTACGTCACCTACCAACTCGGCGGCCCCTCGGAAGTCCGCGTCTTTGACCGCGACGGCAACGCCCTGCCCAAGCCGAGGCAATTGCCGATTTCCAGCGTCGACGGGATCGAGCCGCTCGGCGGGGACGACATCCTGTTTTACAACAGTTCCTACGTCGATCCGACGCAATGGATGCACCATGACGCATCCAACCAAATGACCCGCAAGACACGATTGTCCAGCGAGTCTCCGGTCGACATGAGTGATGTGCATGTGACTCGCGAGTTTGCCATTTCCAAAGACGGGACTAAAGTCCCGGTTAACATCATGCGACCGGCATCGGTCAACGGCCCCGGACCGTTGGTCCTGTACGGTTACGGTGGCTATGGAATTAATTTGACGCCCCGATTCAACGCCAGCAACAAGGTGCTGTTTGAACAGGGCGTCACTTATGTCGTTGCCAATCTTCGTGGTGGTGGCGAATACGGCGAAGCGTGGCATCTGGACGGCAACTTGACCAAAAAACAAAACGTGTTTGACGACTTCGCGGCCGCAGCACGCTACTTGATCGACAACAACTACACGACGTCCGACCAACTGGCGATCATGGGCGGATCCAACGGCGGATTGTTGATGGGCGCCACACTCACCCAGCATCCGGACCTGGCGCGGTGCGTCCTTTCCTCCGTCGGTATCTACGACATGCTGCGAGTCGAGTTATCGCCCAACGGATCTTTCAACATCCCCGAATTCGGGACGGTCAAAAATCCTGAACATTTCAAAGCCATGCGTGCCTATTCGCCGCTGCACAATGTGATCGATCAAACCGAATACCCGGCGGTGATCTTTTTCACCGGCGCAAACGACCCACGCGTCGACCCCATGCAATCACGAAAAATGACGGCGCGGCTGCAGGCGGCGTCCGTTTCGGGGCTGCCGGTGTTGCTGCGCACCAGTGCCAATGCCGGGCACGGCGGTGATTCCGGATTGTCGCAAAAGATCGAACAGATGGTCGACACGTGCGCGTTTCTATTCCATCACCTGGGCGTCACTGTCCGACCGATTCCGCCGTCATCAGGTTCGGCCGATCGGTCGTGA
- a CDS encoding protein kinase domain-containing protein — MCSPHQETSTVIPVPGTSGEQLAATQHTHCDKLQLFLQRLKASGAFDSDQIQRIENEYTALWHSEESFDHISLLQPGDQIERFVIDQMLGCGGEAHVFRAHESETGRVAAIKVLHNAHTSERFHREMKMVQQMAHPNIVTAYEVGEIHGMPFIAMELVAGPDLNALVYDNGPIHWRQASAYILQVVRALSHAHCRELVHRDIKPGNIMLNGDDQVKLLDLGLASMRLDSGNDETHSIHLTRETQIAGTLPYMAPEQARSLAKADVRSDIFSLGATWFYLLTGKTRVRGKTFARQYKNLVAKRRFREIPEDGLPPNLHRIYSKMVAYDRRRRYQSCEELERDLSQAMSEMGQTVTTKQLSVLIVEDSQSDMLLAVELLKMANDSVMIHQATSLAEAITLHRENDVDLVFLDLTLPDSAGVATVERFHAEDPDVPIVVLTGLSDEQTAQACVAAGASDFIPKDNLTAHKLERVIFVTFSRHTASGD, encoded by the coding sequence ATGTGTAGCCCGCATCAAGAAACGTCGACTGTCATTCCCGTGCCCGGGACCAGTGGCGAACAGCTGGCAGCGACGCAGCACACCCATTGTGACAAACTGCAATTGTTCTTGCAGCGGTTGAAAGCCTCCGGTGCATTCGACAGCGACCAAATTCAACGGATCGAAAACGAATACACCGCGTTGTGGCATTCGGAGGAATCGTTTGATCACATTTCGTTGCTTCAGCCCGGTGATCAAATCGAGCGGTTTGTGATCGATCAAATGTTGGGTTGTGGTGGCGAAGCCCACGTGTTTCGGGCTCACGAATCAGAAACGGGGCGGGTCGCGGCGATCAAAGTGCTGCACAACGCGCATACCAGCGAGCGTTTCCATCGCGAAATGAAAATGGTGCAACAGATGGCGCACCCGAACATCGTGACGGCGTATGAAGTCGGCGAGATTCACGGGATGCCGTTCATCGCGATGGAGCTGGTGGCGGGGCCCGATCTGAACGCGTTGGTCTATGACAACGGACCGATACATTGGAGGCAAGCTTCGGCATACATTCTGCAGGTGGTCCGTGCGCTCTCTCATGCCCATTGTCGTGAACTGGTGCATCGCGACATCAAACCGGGCAACATCATGCTCAACGGCGACGATCAGGTGAAGCTGCTTGATCTGGGGCTGGCATCGATGCGTCTCGATTCGGGGAACGACGAAACGCACTCGATCCACTTGACGCGTGAAACGCAGATCGCAGGGACTTTGCCTTACATGGCTCCCGAACAGGCGAGAAGCCTTGCCAAGGCGGACGTCCGATCGGACATCTTCAGCCTCGGTGCCACCTGGTTTTATCTGTTGACGGGGAAGACTCGGGTGCGGGGCAAGACATTCGCGCGGCAGTACAAAAACCTGGTGGCGAAACGCCGCTTTCGAGAGATTCCCGAGGATGGTTTGCCGCCGAATTTGCACCGGATCTACTCAAAGATGGTCGCCTACGATCGTCGTCGGCGCTACCAGAGTTGCGAGGAACTTGAGCGTGACCTTAGCCAGGCGATGTCGGAGATGGGGCAGACGGTCACGACCAAACAACTTAGCGTGTTGATCGTCGAAGACAGTCAGTCGGACATGTTGCTGGCGGTCGAGTTGCTAAAGATGGCCAACGACAGTGTGATGATTCATCAGGCGACCAGTTTGGCCGAAGCGATCACTCTGCACCGAGAGAATGACGTCGATTTGGTCTTCTTGGACCTGACGCTTCCCGATAGCGCCGGTGTTGCCACGGTCGAGCGTTTTCACGCCGAAGATCCGGACGTGCCGATCGTGGTGTTGACGGGGCTGTCCGATGAACAGACGGCCCAGGCCTGTGTCGCGGCCGGGGCCAGCGACTTTATCCCCAAGGACAATCTGACTGCCCACAAGCTGGAGCGGGTGATTTTTGTGACCTTCAGTCGCCACACCGCCTCGGGGGATTAA
- a CDS encoding CBS domain-containing protein, producing the protein MNEVKVAQDFMRRQLVTLSPHTKVLDGVARLLRDNISGAPVVDDQGQYAGVFSEKSCMRAMTGPMAAALDLGISAPKVREFMKRDLITLSRDDDVFQSIDHILSKRISGAPVVDERGNFLGIFSEKTAMRVLVAAIYDQVPGTNVGSYMNLDRNRIIGENDCLHDVAEKFEQTPYRRLPILLGEKLAGQVSRRDVLRAQHRIAVEVADRVRRGGVSDSVKESAREREVGEFADTAALTLGPNADILQIAQLFLNSPYRRVPIVSGGKLVGQISRRDLLEAAADLLRPDPERHRASPLYLSPLADSLPPSMR; encoded by the coding sequence ATGAACGAAGTGAAAGTGGCCCAGGATTTCATGCGTCGCCAATTGGTAACGCTCTCCCCGCACACCAAGGTTCTCGATGGTGTCGCGAGGCTGTTGCGAGACAACATCTCCGGGGCTCCGGTCGTGGATGATCAAGGCCAATACGCCGGTGTCTTTAGCGAAAAGTCCTGCATGCGGGCGATGACCGGCCCGATGGCCGCGGCGCTCGATTTGGGGATCAGCGCGCCCAAGGTCCGCGAGTTCATGAAGCGAGATCTGATCACGCTCTCACGCGACGACGATGTCTTTCAATCCATCGATCACATCCTCAGCAAACGCATCTCGGGGGCTCCGGTGGTCGATGAGCGAGGGAATTTCCTGGGCATCTTCTCCGAAAAGACTGCCATGCGGGTGTTGGTCGCTGCAATTTACGACCAGGTGCCGGGGACCAATGTCGGATCCTACATGAACCTGGATCGAAACCGGATCATCGGCGAAAACGACTGCTTGCACGACGTCGCGGAAAAGTTCGAACAAACACCGTACCGCCGCCTGCCCATCCTGCTCGGCGAAAAACTGGCCGGCCAAGTCAGTCGCCGCGACGTCTTGCGGGCACAGCACCGGATCGCAGTCGAAGTTGCCGACCGCGTTCGCCGGGGAGGCGTCAGCGACTCGGTGAAGGAGTCCGCCCGAGAACGCGAGGTCGGTGAATTTGCCGACACCGCCGCACTCACGCTGGGCCCCAACGCGGACATCCTGCAAATCGCACAGCTGTTCCTCAATTCGCCCTACCGGCGCGTGCCGATCGTCAGCGGAGGCAAGTTGGTCGGTCAAATCAGTCGACGTGACTTGCTGGAGGCCGCGGCCGATCTGCTCCGTCCCGATCCGGAACGCCACCGAGCGAGCCCGCTGTACTTGAGCCCGCTGGCCGACTCGCTGCCACCATCGATGCGTTAA
- a CDS encoding YceI family protein, with protein MRHHFLTLVLGLLVGTWSVAGGPSARAADVYDYDGVHSSVSFKARHLDISWIHGRFNEVSGTFSLDRQDPSKSTFALTIKADSIDTANKARDEHLRQPDYFDTKQFPTIEFRSTSVKPIDGGYEVTGDFTMHGTTNQITLVLMGGKEHDFKKVKRVAFSTELSLKRSDYGFDARAIGPIGDTALIMIDCEGVRE; from the coding sequence ATGCGACACCACTTTTTGACCTTGGTTCTCGGGCTCCTGGTCGGCACCTGGAGCGTTGCGGGTGGCCCGTCGGCCCGTGCGGCTGACGTCTATGACTATGACGGCGTGCATTCCTCAGTCAGTTTCAAAGCGAGGCACTTGGACATCAGCTGGATCCATGGCCGATTCAATGAGGTCTCGGGGACGTTCTCCCTGGATCGTCAGGATCCGTCAAAGTCCACCTTCGCGCTGACGATCAAGGCCGACAGCATCGACACGGCCAACAAGGCCCGCGATGAGCACCTGCGTCAACCCGATTACTTCGATACGAAACAATTCCCCACGATCGAATTCCGCAGCACCAGCGTCAAACCGATCGACGGTGGATACGAGGTGACGGGGGACTTCACCATGCACGGCACGACCAACCAGATCACACTCGTCTTGATGGGCGGAAAGGAGCATGATTTCAAGAAGGTCAAGCGGGTCGCGTTTTCCACGGAGCTTTCACTCAAACGCAGCGATTACGGTTTTGACGCGCGAGCGATTGGCCCGATCGGTGACACGGCGTTGATCATGATTGACTGTGAAGGCGTTCGCGAATAA
- a CDS encoding DUF1559 domain-containing protein translates to MPAQRPCFLQPAALQPATRRPQRNAFTLVELLVVIAIIGILVGLLLPAVQAAREAARRMSCTNNMKQIILAVHNYESATKRLPPAWTRPAMTGDGWSTQARILPYVENVSLASAIDFGAGYGAARITVDGESIKVSSFRVPVYLCPSDVNDFERPDDDGNPYHYPLSYGYNAGPWFVFNPNTNETGPGSFATGRPSRFRDVLDGLSNTLGFGEVKARTAYYRDVEIAGDIDIPTEPADICALGGSLKTDTGHTEWVDGRVHQSGFTTTFSPNRKVLCTASGREFDVDFTNIREGKDTTALTQAAVTSRSYHQGGVNVTMMDGSVRFITDSINLELWRNLSTRAGGETVTVPE, encoded by the coding sequence ATGCCTGCCCAGCGTCCCTGTTTCCTCCAGCCGGCAGCCCTCCAGCCCGCAACCCGCCGGCCCCAACGAAACGCCTTCACCCTGGTGGAACTGCTGGTCGTGATCGCCATCATCGGCATTTTGGTCGGGCTGTTGCTGCCGGCCGTCCAAGCGGCCCGTGAGGCGGCGCGGCGGATGAGCTGCACCAATAACATGAAGCAGATCATTTTGGCGGTTCACAACTACGAATCGGCGACCAAGCGGCTGCCCCCGGCCTGGACGCGACCGGCGATGACCGGTGACGGCTGGTCGACCCAAGCCAGGATCTTGCCGTATGTCGAGAACGTCTCGTTGGCGTCGGCGATCGATTTCGGAGCCGGCTATGGAGCGGCCCGGATCACGGTCGACGGCGAATCGATCAAGGTTTCCAGCTTCCGCGTGCCGGTCTACCTGTGCCCCAGCGATGTCAACGACTTTGAACGCCCCGATGACGACGGCAACCCCTATCACTACCCGCTCAGCTACGGATACAACGCCGGCCCTTGGTTTGTGTTCAACCCCAACACGAACGAAACCGGCCCCGGATCGTTTGCCACCGGACGCCCGTCGCGGTTCCGAGACGTGTTGGACGGATTGAGCAACACCTTGGGCTTCGGTGAAGTCAAAGCTCGGACGGCGTACTACCGCGACGTGGAGATCGCCGGAGACATCGACATTCCGACCGAACCGGCAGACATCTGCGCCCTGGGCGGCAGCCTGAAGACCGACACCGGTCACACCGAATGGGTCGACGGACGCGTTCACCAATCGGGGTTCACGACGACGTTTTCCCCGAACCGCAAGGTGCTGTGCACCGCCAGCGGCCGCGAATTCGATGTGGACTTCACCAACATCCGCGAAGGCAAGGACACGACGGCACTGACCCAGGCCGCCGTCACCTCACGCAGCTATCACCAAGGCGGCGTGAACGTCACGATGATGGACGGTTCGGTCCGCTTCATCACCGATTCGATCAACCTGGAACTGTGGCGAAACCTGTCCACACGGGCCGGCGGCGAAACCGTGACCGTGCCGGAGTAA
- the mtnA gene encoding S-methyl-5-thioribose-1-phosphate isomerase, producing the protein MTAPETLRFENHRLILIDQTKLPGELTELVCTSVAQTHDAIRRLVVRGAPAIGIAAAYGVCLAVPADETGTPGRSRYIDAIESLATSRPTAVNLFWALDRMRQIVDSTPEAELKDALVAEATRIHEEDRQMCHAIGRNGAPLLADVQTVLTHCNAGGLATSTWGTALAPIYHLHQTGDAPKVIADETRPLLQGGRLTAWELSQAGVDVTVITDSMSGSLMRLGKIQAVIVGADRITARGDVANKIGTYPVAVLAKHHGLPFYVAAPTNTFDLQLDCGDDIPIEQRGREEVAAPHGVRIVPDAADVLNPAFDVTPAELVTAIITERGVIKQPSRDAVAEHFANA; encoded by the coding sequence ATGACCGCCCCCGAAACACTCCGCTTCGAAAACCACCGTTTGATTTTGATCGACCAAACCAAGCTGCCGGGGGAATTGACCGAGCTGGTTTGCACCTCCGTCGCACAGACGCATGACGCGATCCGGCGCTTGGTCGTTCGCGGCGCACCGGCGATCGGCATCGCGGCGGCCTACGGCGTTTGCCTGGCCGTTCCGGCGGATGAGACCGGTACCCCCGGCCGGTCGCGATACATCGACGCGATCGAGTCCCTGGCCACCAGCCGCCCCACCGCGGTCAATTTGTTCTGGGCGCTCGATCGCATGCGGCAGATCGTTGACTCCACGCCGGAGGCTGAATTGAAAGACGCATTGGTCGCCGAGGCCACGCGGATTCACGAGGAAGACCGCCAGATGTGTCACGCGATCGGACGCAATGGCGCACCCTTGCTGGCCGATGTCCAAACCGTGCTGACGCATTGCAATGCCGGCGGGTTGGCCACGTCGACCTGGGGCACCGCGCTCGCACCGATCTATCACCTGCACCAGACCGGCGACGCGCCGAAAGTCATCGCCGACGAAACCCGCCCGCTGTTGCAAGGCGGACGCTTGACCGCATGGGAACTCTCGCAAGCCGGCGTCGATGTCACCGTGATCACCGATTCGATGTCGGGATCGTTGATGCGACTGGGAAAGATCCAAGCCGTGATCGTCGGGGCCGACCGGATCACCGCACGCGGTGATGTGGCCAACAAAATCGGAACCTATCCCGTCGCGGTGTTGGCCAAACATCACGGGTTGCCGTTTTATGTCGCCGCCCCGACCAACACGTTCGATTTACAACTTGATTGCGGCGACGACATCCCGATCGAACAGCGCGGTCGCGAAGAAGTCGCCGCGCCGCATGGCGTCCGCATCGTCCCCGACGCCGCCGACGTGCTCAATCCCGCCTTCGACGTCACCCCCGCCGAATTGGTCACGGCCATCATCACTGAACGCGGCGTGATCAAGCAGCCCTCGCGTGATGCCGTCGCAGAGCACTTCGCCAACGCGTAG
- a CDS encoding prepilin peptidase — protein MIAFWITLPIELRLVLLAVIGVMLGALANWAIYRLAWDARLIGPWSPADPQAPPRKTSDRIPILGWLGLRREVPLHGKAFWVRPMLIELSMAIGIPLYYWFVTQTGMLLPPADRVPVAIAGYQPWMTVVFASHLILISLMVAATFIDFDEQTIPDEITIPGTLIALVVACLAQKDSFLPALDLNGVLVPVAFYLPAPAEAPKWTGPAGWWTGVGIWTMWCFALSNRRLILRRGPLKAFEYFFASLVRNKPYNPWKRLLAMWLIGAVIIRIIFGVGGATWIGLLTALIGLGVGGGVVWAIRIVGSVAMRREAMGFGDVTLMAMIGAFIGWQGAVMSFFLAPIAAIAIVLVYFIITRNSEIPFGPYLCAGTLLSVFGWDRLVNGWFLGNLAILGPFMLWLFLALTGIMGVMLYFWRVTKETLFGE, from the coding sequence TTGATCGCTTTTTGGATAACGCTACCGATCGAACTGCGATTGGTGTTGCTGGCCGTGATCGGGGTCATGCTCGGCGCGCTGGCCAACTGGGCGATCTATCGATTGGCGTGGGACGCGAGATTGATCGGTCCCTGGTCCCCGGCGGACCCACAGGCACCGCCGCGAAAGACATCGGATCGAATTCCGATCCTCGGTTGGCTCGGGTTGCGTCGCGAAGTCCCCCTGCACGGCAAAGCGTTTTGGGTTCGCCCGATGCTGATCGAGTTGTCGATGGCGATCGGGATACCGCTGTATTACTGGTTCGTTACGCAGACGGGGATGTTGCTGCCGCCGGCCGATCGCGTTCCGGTGGCGATCGCCGGGTATCAACCCTGGATGACGGTGGTTTTCGCATCGCACCTGATCCTGATTTCGTTGATGGTGGCGGCGACGTTCATTGATTTCGACGAACAAACGATTCCCGACGAGATCACGATCCCGGGGACGTTGATCGCGTTGGTCGTGGCATGCCTGGCGCAGAAAGACTCCTTTCTACCGGCGTTGGATCTGAATGGCGTGCTGGTTCCTGTTGCGTTTTATCTGCCGGCGCCGGCTGAGGCTCCGAAGTGGACAGGTCCGGCGGGCTGGTGGACCGGCGTGGGGATTTGGACGATGTGGTGTTTTGCCCTCTCCAATCGACGGCTGATTCTGCGGCGCGGTCCGCTGAAGGCGTTCGAATACTTCTTCGCCTCGCTGGTGCGCAACAAGCCGTACAACCCATGGAAGCGGTTGCTAGCGATGTGGTTGATCGGAGCGGTGATCATCCGAATCATCTTCGGCGTCGGCGGCGCCACGTGGATCGGATTGCTGACGGCGTTGATCGGGCTGGGGGTCGGCGGTGGGGTGGTCTGGGCGATTCGGATCGTCGGCAGCGTCGCGATGCGGCGCGAAGCGATGGGGTTCGGCGACGTGACGTTGATGGCGATGATCGGCGCGTTTATCGGCTGGCAAGGCGCGGTGATGTCGTTTTTCCTGGCGCCGATCGCCGCAATCGCGATCGTGCTGGTGTATTTCATCATCACCCGAAATTCCGAGATCCCGTTCGGTCCGTATCTGTGTGCCGGCACGCTGTTGTCCGTTTTTGGGTGGGATCGGCTGGTCAACGGGTGGTTCTTGGGCAATCTGGCGATTCTGGGGCCATTTATGCTTTGGCTGTTTCTTGCCCTAACGGGTATCATGGGGGTGATGCTTTATTTTTGGCGGGTCACAAAGGAGACGCTGTTCGGTGAATGA
- a CDS encoding methionine-R-sulfoxide reductase, whose protein sequence is MNNHDRGYGFTNLVSAGARCLVGAAILGLMCGCVDTPVASEPVVTEPSEPVVLVGDSSSSEVKPEPASETANATKGEEASSEKAPESEEQTVTESNEKPAPKQKLDFVKEYNALDRNAAYVILNKGTEPPGPGGYTMTKDPGTYICRQCNAQLYRSEDKFESHCGWPSFDDEIKGAVRRQRDADGYRVEILCANCDGHLGHVFEGERFTEKNTRHCVNSISMKFVPKGKELPPKLVIEKEKEPKGDAETKEN, encoded by the coding sequence ATGAACAATCACGATCGCGGGTACGGTTTCACGAACCTGGTTTCGGCCGGCGCAAGGTGCCTGGTCGGCGCTGCGATCTTGGGACTGATGTGCGGGTGTGTTGACACACCGGTTGCATCCGAGCCAGTCGTCACCGAACCCTCCGAACCGGTGGTCTTGGTCGGCGATTCGTCATCGTCCGAAGTGAAACCCGAGCCCGCGAGCGAAACCGCAAACGCAACGAAGGGCGAAGAAGCATCCAGCGAAAAAGCCCCCGAATCGGAAGAGCAAACCGTGACAGAGTCGAACGAAAAGCCGGCGCCGAAACAAAAGTTGGATTTCGTCAAAGAGTACAACGCACTGGATCGCAACGCCGCCTACGTGATCTTGAACAAGGGCACCGAACCGCCGGGGCCGGGCGGGTACACGATGACCAAGGACCCCGGCACCTACATCTGCCGTCAATGCAACGCACAGCTGTACCGCAGCGAAGATAAGTTCGAAAGCCATTGTGGCTGGCCGAGTTTTGACGATGAGATCAAGGGTGCGGTCCGGCGCCAAAGAGATGCCGATGGTTATCGAGTCGAGATCTTGTGCGCCAACTGTGACGGTCACCTGGGACATGTGTTTGAAGGTGAACGGTTCACCGAGAAGAACACGCGGCACTGCGTCAATTCGATTTCGATGAAGTTCGTCCCCAAAGGCAAGGAACTGCCGCCCAAGCTGGTGATCGAAAAGGAAAAGGAACCGAAGGGGGATGCGGAGACGAAAGAGAATTAG